Proteins encoded in a region of the Bombiscardovia apis genome:
- a CDS encoding DUF2530 domain-containing protein, with protein MKLAPIFDPDARRPSPKPVQVDLRLVFWSGTGLWTLALAICTVCYLCGVDALKPMIVCASGVAVGLLLLLWEHFNRWDYRRLAQ; from the coding sequence ATGAAGCTCGCACCTATTTTTGACCCAGACGCGCGACGGCCCTCGCCCAAGCCCGTTCAGGTGGACTTGCGACTCGTTTTTTGGTCCGGCACAGGCTTATGGACGTTGGCACTAGCGATTTGCACAGTGTGCTACTTGTGCGGTGTCGATGCGCTTAAGCCTATGATTGTATGCGCTTCAGGCGTTGCAGTTGGGCTGCTCCTGCTACTTTGGGAACACTTCAACCGCTGGGATTACCGGCGTTTAGCTCAATAA
- a CDS encoding sensor histidine kinase: MARWIARIKMFLRGHSRAEAEGGTHDLDQKSQFLLSMLSSSVVVVDADGQVVRSSPDAYRLAIVNQDRIDNPTVQEAVRKAWLSDEVARFSLVTHTPTDIADELTIGGSRVNVDGEQNQDLIDAEGSSSGVSRPNWLKLTVGRISEDLVLVLIDDESESKRFEQTRQGFVEHVSQQLLQPVAALKQLAFGLDTIASEPIDNLSQQRERMEAIAQDAQELSGYSAYLEHTLNDLLLLMRAQEQVEPNADNELDLGEQVEAVIEAAEGKAEQAHVQLNYSGQPGLYLHGDQEQIQAAMRKLVENAIRYSPARGNVTLVAKRSKDANYGMVQVIDRGEGIAKDEQEHVFERFYRGSLQTDSSEVGVGLGLAIAKHVALTHHGSLSLWSAPGQGSTFTLILPLAEEETKETTINSEV; encoded by the coding sequence ATGGCAAGGTGGATCGCACGAATCAAAATGTTCTTGCGCGGGCACTCGCGGGCCGAGGCAGAAGGCGGAACTCACGATTTGGACCAGAAGAGCCAGTTTCTTCTCTCCATGTTGTCGTCGTCCGTGGTGGTGGTCGACGCGGACGGGCAGGTGGTGCGTTCGAGCCCGGACGCATACCGGCTGGCTATCGTCAACCAAGACCGGATTGACAACCCTACGGTGCAAGAGGCAGTGCGGAAGGCCTGGCTGAGTGATGAGGTTGCTCGATTTTCGCTAGTAACGCATACTCCCACAGATATTGCGGACGAGCTGACCATAGGCGGCTCTCGCGTAAACGTTGACGGCGAGCAGAACCAGGACCTTATCGATGCGGAGGGCAGCAGCAGCGGCGTATCGAGGCCAAACTGGCTCAAGCTGACCGTAGGGCGAATAAGTGAGGACCTAGTTCTGGTGCTCATCGACGACGAGAGTGAGAGCAAGCGTTTTGAGCAGACCCGCCAGGGTTTTGTGGAGCATGTATCCCAACAGTTGCTCCAGCCTGTCGCGGCCTTGAAGCAATTAGCCTTCGGCCTCGATACTATCGCTAGCGAGCCTATTGATAACCTCTCTCAACAGCGCGAGCGGATGGAGGCCATCGCCCAAGATGCCCAGGAACTCAGTGGGTATTCTGCCTATCTTGAGCACACCCTGAACGATTTGCTTCTCCTGATGCGCGCCCAGGAACAAGTAGAGCCGAACGCTGATAACGAGCTGGACTTGGGCGAGCAGGTAGAAGCTGTAATTGAGGCGGCCGAGGGTAAAGCCGAGCAAGCTCATGTGCAATTGAATTATTCGGGACAGCCGGGACTGTACTTGCATGGCGACCAAGAGCAAATTCAAGCGGCAATGCGCAAATTGGTGGAAAACGCCATCAGGTATTCGCCTGCCCGGGGGAATGTGACCTTAGTGGCGAAACGCTCAAAAGATGCCAATTACGGTATGGTTCAAGTCATTGATCGGGGAGAGGGCATAGCAAAAGATGAGCAGGAACACGTCTTTGAGCGTTTCTACCGTGGCTCGCTGCAGACCGATTCTAGCGAGGTGGGTGTTGGTTTGGGGCTTGCTATTGCTAAGCATGTGGCCCTCACCCATCATGGATCCTTAAGTTTGTGGAGCGCGCCCGGGCAGGGTTCGACCTTTACACTGATACTGCCGCTGGCCGAAGAAGAGACAAAAGAAACGACCATCAATAGCGAAGTGTAG
- the phoU gene encoding phosphate signaling complex protein PhoU, with product MRVIFNEEMRQVADDMEQMAGAVSHAIKTAGVALLGPDLEAAQEVIDGDQAIDELESTVIDQCVQLLAKQSPVATDLRVVVSTLRLAATFERMGDLSRHVAEAVRRSYPDAPLPPEARELFAQMQAFLDTLADRLVDMMSERDTKVAERIIVEDDQLDKLHQQTFDLALSDKWQGSKQQMIDLVLLARFMERIGDHGVSAARRVVYIVSGFDPSKDPKDLEDID from the coding sequence ATGCGCGTAATCTTCAATGAAGAAATGCGTCAGGTAGCTGACGATATGGAGCAGATGGCCGGAGCCGTGAGCCACGCCATTAAGACCGCTGGCGTTGCCCTCTTAGGACCGGATTTAGAGGCAGCACAAGAGGTTATCGACGGCGACCAAGCCATAGACGAACTCGAATCAACGGTAATTGACCAGTGCGTGCAGCTGCTAGCTAAGCAGAGCCCAGTGGCAACTGACCTGCGTGTCGTCGTTTCTACCTTGCGCCTCGCCGCCACTTTTGAACGCATGGGCGATTTGTCACGCCACGTTGCCGAAGCTGTGCGCCGCTCATACCCCGACGCTCCCCTGCCGCCGGAAGCGCGCGAACTCTTCGCACAGATGCAGGCTTTCCTCGATACACTTGCCGACCGTCTAGTCGACATGATGTCTGAGCGCGACACGAAGGTGGCCGAACGCATCATTGTGGAAGACGACCAGCTTGATAAGCTTCACCAGCAGACCTTCGATTTGGCGCTCTCCGACAAGTGGCAGGGTTCCAAGCAGCAGATGATTGACTTGGTGCTCTTGGCCCGCTTCATGGAACGCATCGGCGACCACGGTGTCTCCGCCGCCCGCCGCGTCGTCTACATCGTCTCCGGTTTCGACCCCTCCAAGGACCCCAAAGACTTAGAAGACATCGACTAG
- a CDS encoding MFS transporter, translating into MLEFKRNPAFRSLLLSNLLNALGGEFFNLVFIVYAQTLPQRQLAVSIASAAWVAPALTSFAMGYLADCTARKTRAQLWVKAVQTCIYLSIAMLIGRLQGFGIFLLLMGLDLVSSVMEGYASSLWMPVLKHLVPASSLREATSLTSAVNSLAAVVSASLGATLLAVLGNDFSLFSLINAATFLVAGLIIAARRREFAKAERAGQDAGIGQFSKSEIRPISAESDSDMPLEMSESVPTKERQQGLVGSWNSVREQFRSSRFLTLTLCFGVFVNMIGGALGPLLSVELVDQTAFWWHSYGSTVAGVTGFGSVGLVAGALLSADPLRKLSMAPLLALTMTCAALAAGSLAWGATPFALFAAVFAMNYLLGKINPRFMALLMETIPEEQLAATMGAIQTAMIVGAPLGQFAFLALANILPGKITLWLYMGCALLLAMVLAVVGHSSMNAVDSTRSVSARSDSTHT; encoded by the coding sequence ATGCTTGAATTCAAACGAAACCCAGCTTTCAGGTCACTCCTGCTCTCCAACCTGCTCAACGCCTTGGGCGGCGAGTTTTTCAACCTCGTGTTTATTGTTTATGCTCAGACTTTGCCTCAGCGGCAGCTCGCGGTTTCCATAGCTTCTGCGGCTTGGGTGGCGCCGGCCCTTACTTCGTTTGCTATGGGTTATTTGGCCGATTGCACAGCTCGAAAGACGCGCGCTCAACTCTGGGTGAAGGCTGTTCAGACTTGCATCTACCTCAGTATTGCCATGCTGATAGGCCGTTTACAGGGGTTCGGAATCTTCCTCTTGCTGATGGGGCTCGATTTGGTTTCATCAGTGATGGAGGGTTATGCCTCATCCCTGTGGATGCCGGTGCTGAAACACTTAGTGCCTGCTTCGAGTCTGCGCGAAGCCACCTCGCTGACGAGTGCGGTCAACAGTTTGGCAGCAGTCGTTTCGGCCAGTCTTGGGGCCACCCTGCTTGCTGTGCTTGGCAATGATTTCTCCCTGTTCTCACTCATCAATGCTGCTACATTCTTGGTCGCCGGGCTCATTATTGCTGCAAGGCGGCGGGAATTCGCCAAAGCAGAGCGCGCCGGACAGGATGCTGGTATAGGGCAGTTCTCGAAGTCCGAGATTCGTCCGATATCAGCTGAAAGTGACTCAGATATGCCACTTGAGATGTCTGAGTCTGTACCGACGAAGGAAAGGCAACAGGGCTTGGTGGGCAGTTGGAACTCAGTTCGAGAGCAATTTCGTTCTTCGCGTTTCTTAACTTTGACCTTATGCTTTGGCGTGTTTGTCAACATGATTGGCGGCGCTTTGGGGCCGCTCCTCAGTGTGGAGCTCGTAGACCAGACCGCTTTCTGGTGGCACTCCTACGGTAGTACCGTGGCCGGAGTTACCGGGTTCGGGTCAGTGGGCTTAGTTGCTGGGGCGCTTTTGTCTGCTGACCCCCTACGCAAACTGTCTATGGCCCCGCTGCTGGCCCTCACCATGACTTGTGCGGCTCTTGCTGCTGGATCGCTGGCTTGGGGAGCGACCCCGTTCGCACTGTTTGCGGCGGTTTTTGCAATGAACTACCTCTTAGGTAAAATTAATCCCCGGTTCATGGCCCTGCTGATGGAAACTATTCCTGAGGAGCAACTTGCCGCGACTATGGGTGCCATACAGACTGCAATGATTGTGGGAGCACCCCTTGGGCAGTTCGCATTCTTGGCCCTAGCCAACATTTTGCCGGGAAAGATTACGCTCTGGCTCTATATGGGATGTGCGTTGCTGCTCGCTATGGTCTTAGCCGTTGTTGGTCACAGCAGCATGAACGCAGTGGATAGCACGCGCTCAGTATCAGCCCGTTCAGACTCAACTCACACATAA
- a CDS encoding ABC transporter ATP-binding protein yields the protein MTLLEARGIAQTFAGGTVLEDANLDLRSGEVVGLLGTNGAGKSTLFKILSGLQTPVSGEVSINAQPMSATYPASLREMGVSIDQPVFYEELSGLANLEIHCAYMRLELSGDAISKTLGLLGLKANNPTAVKRYSMGMRQRLALARCIIHQPRILLLDEPLNGLDPKGIIELRSIIRDQAAAGKAVLFSSHILSEVLRVADRVLVLNSGRICLNRSVSQLKQDGDQAAEAALIQAMEA from the coding sequence ATGACACTACTAGAAGCGCGCGGCATAGCACAAACATTTGCCGGCGGCACCGTGTTAGAGGATGCGAACCTAGACCTCAGATCAGGGGAGGTGGTGGGACTCTTAGGAACGAACGGTGCAGGCAAATCCACCCTGTTCAAAATCTTGTCCGGCCTACAAACTCCTGTCAGCGGCGAGGTGAGTATCAATGCTCAACCGATGAGTGCGACATATCCGGCATCCTTGCGCGAGATGGGCGTATCAATCGACCAGCCCGTCTTCTACGAGGAGCTATCAGGACTAGCTAATCTCGAAATCCACTGTGCTTACATGCGGCTAGAACTGAGTGGCGACGCTATCTCGAAAACTCTAGGATTGCTTGGTCTCAAAGCTAACAACCCGACCGCTGTGAAGCGCTATTCGATGGGCATGCGCCAGCGCCTAGCACTGGCTCGCTGCATAATTCACCAACCAAGAATCTTGTTACTGGACGAACCTCTCAATGGCCTTGATCCTAAGGGCATTATCGAGCTGCGCTCCATCATCCGTGATCAAGCAGCGGCGGGTAAAGCTGTGCTCTTCTCCAGCCATATCCTCTCCGAAGTCTTGCGCGTTGCCGACCGGGTGTTGGTGCTTAATAGCGGGCGAATCTGCCTCAATCGGAGTGTAAGCCAGCTTAAACAAGACGGAGACCAAGCTGCGGAAGCGGCACTGATTCAAGCAATGGAGGCATAA
- a CDS encoding TetR/AcrR family transcriptional regulator, whose amino-acid sequence MGTQKDPEGHRQRILDVAQRLFLEKGYDDTSIQDIVDGLGGMTKGAVYYHFSSKSAIFDAVTERMASSASPQDDWEKDWPGETGLEKLRNELVISLTAYARHDVSYSAQTLLKSPRMVGEMYLTSMDDIVRVITPYVQEGIDDGSIAPHDPTDVAQIMFILLNMWIGLKLTTFSKEEVVSKFTLLKEMFEGIGVPVVDDRVIQAAVSLHSHLRDNPRVPMHE is encoded by the coding sequence ATGGGAACGCAGAAAGACCCAGAGGGTCACAGGCAGCGCATCCTCGATGTAGCTCAACGGCTCTTCCTTGAAAAAGGCTACGACGACACCAGTATTCAAGACATTGTCGATGGTCTCGGAGGCATGACTAAGGGCGCTGTGTACTATCATTTTTCCTCTAAATCTGCGATTTTTGATGCGGTGACCGAGCGCATGGCTTCTTCTGCCTCGCCTCAAGATGACTGGGAAAAGGACTGGCCGGGTGAGACGGGCCTAGAAAAACTGCGCAATGAGCTGGTTATCTCGCTTACTGCCTACGCCCGCCACGATGTCTCTTATTCGGCTCAGACCTTGCTCAAGAGTCCGCGCATGGTGGGGGAGATGTATTTAACCAGCATGGACGACATCGTGCGCGTGATTACGCCTTACGTGCAAGAGGGCATAGATGATGGTTCGATTGCCCCGCACGACCCTACAGATGTGGCGCAAATTATGTTCATTTTGCTTAACATGTGGATTGGGCTCAAGCTCACTACCTTTAGCAAAGAAGAAGTAGTTAGCAAATTCACCCTGCTCAAGGAGATGTTTGAGGGTATTGGAGTCCCAGTAGTTGATGACAGGGTTATCCAAGCCGCAGTCAGTCTCCACTCCCACTTGCGTGATAATCCTCGCGTTCCCATGCACGAGTAG
- a CDS encoding phosphoglyceromutase yields the protein MTYKLVLLRHGQSAWNNTNQFTGWVDVPLTEQGESEAKKGGQLLKDKGVLPDIVFTSLLRRAINTANISLDAADRLWIPVKRDWRLNERHYGALQGKNKAEIRDEYGDEKFMLWRRSYATPPPEIDVDDKYSQTHDPRYAGIEVPRNEALANVVDRVTPYWESDIVPELKSGKTVMIAAHGNSLRAIVKMLDNLSEEEIAKVNIPTAIPLLYELDDNFKPIKPRGEYLDPEAAAAGAAAVAAQGQK from the coding sequence ATGACATACAAACTAGTTTTGCTCCGGCATGGCCAGAGCGCATGGAATAACACCAATCAGTTCACCGGCTGGGTGGACGTGCCGCTGACCGAACAGGGCGAGTCCGAAGCTAAGAAGGGCGGCCAGCTGCTCAAAGACAAGGGCGTTCTACCTGACATCGTCTTTACTTCTTTGCTGCGCCGCGCCATCAACACGGCCAACATCTCCTTGGATGCGGCAGACCGCCTGTGGATTCCGGTCAAGCGCGACTGGAGGCTCAACGAGCGTCACTATGGCGCTTTGCAGGGCAAGAACAAGGCTGAGATTCGTGATGAGTACGGCGACGAAAAGTTCATGCTCTGGCGCCGCTCTTACGCCACTCCTCCGCCAGAGATCGACGTAGACGACAAGTATTCTCAGACCCACGATCCTCGCTACGCAGGCATTGAGGTACCTCGCAATGAGGCTCTAGCCAACGTGGTTGACCGCGTGACCCCTTACTGGGAGTCTGACATTGTTCCCGAGCTCAAGTCCGGCAAGACTGTCATGATTGCTGCTCACGGTAACTCCCTGCGCGCTATCGTGAAGATGCTCGACAATCTCAGCGAAGAAGAGATTGCCAAGGTCAACATTCCTACGGCTATTCCTCTGCTTTATGAGCTGGATGACAACTTCAAGCCCATCAAGCCTCGCGGCGAATACCTGGATCCGGAGGCAGCTGCTGCCGGTGCCGCAGCCGTGGCAGCTCAGGGCCAGAAGTGA
- the lysS gene encoding lysine--tRNA ligase: MTTLERAQLLFDQDQAITDRVNQGAGLDDAIDPSNREFGPHASPEQVQMRVAKRALMLKEGIPAYPVHLDVTDRIEHVRAKYEGKLEAGEETEDVVGIAGRVLFVRNSGGLCFVQLSAGDGTAIQGMVSKKEVGADSLKLFKQLVDLGDHLYLRGRVIASKTGELSVFATEWAIAAKALQPLPALHKELSDEQRTRKPYLAMIADESTRNMVRQRSKVVSSLRRTFEQQDFLEVETPMLQTVHGGAAARPFTTHMNAFDIDLFLRIAPELFLKRCLVGGIERVFEINRDFRNEGVDGTHAPEFTMLEAYQAYGTYDTIGELTKQLIQQSAIDAFGSTKVTLLNGEEYDFGGEWKTMTMYGSLSEALGEEITPESSVEHLGAIANKLGVERDDVENHGKLVEHLWEHFYEDKLYEPTFVRDFPVETSPLVKGHRSKPGMVEKWDLYVRGFELATGYSELNDPVVQRERFIQQAKDAAAGDAEATDIDEDFLEALGVGMPPTGGMGMGIDRLLIALTGATIRETITFPLVKPLN; the protein is encoded by the coding sequence ATGACAACCCTAGAGCGGGCACAGCTCCTCTTCGACCAAGACCAGGCCATTACTGACCGGGTTAATCAGGGTGCCGGCTTGGACGATGCCATTGATCCCAGCAATCGCGAATTCGGCCCCCACGCCAGCCCTGAGCAGGTGCAGATGCGCGTAGCTAAGCGCGCTCTCATGCTCAAAGAAGGTATTCCTGCCTATCCGGTTCACCTAGACGTGACTGATCGCATCGAGCATGTGCGGGCCAAGTATGAGGGCAAGCTGGAAGCAGGGGAGGAAACCGAAGACGTAGTAGGTATTGCCGGCCGCGTGCTCTTTGTGCGCAACTCGGGCGGTCTGTGCTTCGTGCAGCTTTCTGCCGGTGACGGTACCGCTATCCAAGGTATGGTTTCCAAAAAAGAAGTTGGCGCCGACTCTCTCAAGCTCTTCAAGCAGCTCGTAGATTTGGGTGACCACCTCTATCTGCGTGGCCGGGTCATTGCTTCCAAGACCGGTGAGCTCTCCGTGTTCGCTACAGAATGGGCCATTGCCGCCAAGGCCTTGCAGCCCTTGCCAGCTCTCCACAAGGAGCTCTCCGACGAGCAGCGTACCCGTAAGCCTTATTTGGCAATGATTGCCGACGAGTCTACTCGCAACATGGTTCGCCAGCGCTCCAAGGTAGTTTCCTCCCTGCGTCGCACCTTTGAGCAGCAGGACTTCCTTGAGGTTGAGACCCCCATGCTTCAGACGGTGCACGGAGGCGCGGCAGCCCGCCCCTTCACTACGCACATGAACGCTTTCGATATTGACCTCTTCCTGCGCATCGCTCCTGAGCTCTTCCTCAAGCGTTGCCTAGTTGGCGGCATCGAGCGCGTTTTCGAGATAAACCGCGACTTCCGCAACGAGGGCGTCGACGGCACTCACGCTCCTGAGTTCACCATGCTTGAGGCCTACCAGGCTTACGGAACCTACGATACGATTGGCGAGCTGACCAAGCAGCTCATTCAGCAGTCTGCTATCGACGCTTTCGGTTCCACCAAGGTGACTTTGCTCAACGGCGAAGAGTATGACTTTGGTGGCGAGTGGAAGACCATGACCATGTATGGCTCGCTGTCCGAAGCCTTGGGTGAAGAGATTACTCCCGAGAGCAGTGTGGAGCACTTGGGCGCCATTGCTAACAAGCTAGGCGTGGAGCGAGACGACGTAGAAAACCACGGCAAGCTAGTCGAGCATCTGTGGGAGCACTTCTACGAAGATAAGCTATATGAGCCTACTTTTGTGCGCGACTTCCCCGTAGAAACTTCTCCGCTGGTTAAGGGGCATCGCTCAAAGCCTGGCATGGTTGAGAAGTGGGATTTGTATGTGCGCGGCTTCGAGCTGGCCACTGGCTACTCCGAGCTCAACGATCCGGTAGTGCAGCGTGAGCGCTTTATTCAGCAAGCCAAAGACGCAGCTGCCGGAGATGCGGAAGCTACCGATATCGACGAAGACTTCCTCGAAGCTTTGGGTGTGGGCATGCCTCCCACCGGCGGCATGGGCATGGGCATTGACCGCCTGCTCATTGCACTGACTGGTGCCACGATTCGCGAGACGATTACCTTCCCACTGGTCAAGCCGCTGAACTAG
- a CDS encoding VOC family protein, with translation MPVSSAKVAVFLSLKGQAQAAIAWYQDVLGGQTVFSISNQEFKEQYNPSLVIPAGHEHYISHSVTQIGDFQLQIADNPVDDDIPMTQGNALSLDIMLDSVQEAQEIFDKACAYEGTQVLRAPRSNEFADFYAVITDPFGVLLQITCEK, from the coding sequence ATGCCCGTATCATCAGCCAAAGTAGCAGTATTCCTATCGCTTAAGGGTCAGGCTCAGGCCGCGATTGCTTGGTATCAAGACGTTTTAGGGGGTCAAACAGTCTTTTCTATCAGCAATCAAGAGTTCAAAGAGCAGTACAATCCGAGCCTAGTTATTCCTGCTGGGCATGAGCATTATATTTCTCATTCGGTAACTCAAATCGGCGATTTTCAGCTACAAATTGCCGACAATCCGGTCGACGACGATATTCCCATGACTCAAGGGAATGCTCTCTCGCTAGATATCATGCTTGACTCGGTTCAAGAAGCTCAAGAGATTTTCGACAAGGCCTGTGCCTATGAAGGAACTCAAGTGCTCCGCGCACCAAGAAGCAACGAATTTGCAGACTTCTACGCCGTAATTACCGACCCCTTCGGCGTGCTCCTACAGATTACCTGCGAAAAGTGA
- a CDS encoding helix-turn-helix transcriptional regulator produces the protein MSKSERINQELLFVHERRVFQLSDLITEFHISRRTALRDLSELSRLGVPITAFPGRYGGYQVEDSTPLPPVSFSENEQLTIFFALQLLKTVSNSPFGHTYRHIQDKLLQVFPESRRELISNAMAGIRYEGPSQQAPTEGLAIIFETIMRQHTLVFLYPSQADSPRSANPILLTLNGGFWYCTAFDNSKQQWRTYRCDRMRIIGTHPRAQGLPSPSEERRKYESAQTQARTINFKVDLTSQGKDRFTREHFPNMRLEEEAGQARIVGAIRPDELDFLVRYLLGFGDQATIAEPASLRKRYRHVLEELLKKLGARAYVTQLEVESQR, from the coding sequence ATGAGCAAGTCTGAACGTATCAATCAAGAGCTGCTCTTCGTACACGAGCGCCGAGTCTTCCAATTGTCTGACCTCATCACTGAATTCCACATTTCCAGACGCACGGCCCTGCGAGACTTGAGCGAACTGAGCAGGCTGGGAGTGCCCATCACAGCTTTCCCTGGGCGATACGGTGGCTATCAGGTTGAGGATTCCACTCCCCTGCCGCCCGTCAGCTTTAGCGAAAATGAGCAACTGACCATTTTCTTTGCGCTGCAACTCCTCAAGACCGTCAGCAACTCACCCTTCGGCCACACCTACCGACACATCCAAGACAAGCTATTGCAGGTGTTCCCCGAAAGTCGTAGGGAGCTCATTAGCAACGCTATGGCAGGTATCCGTTACGAAGGCCCCTCGCAGCAAGCGCCGACGGAAGGGCTGGCGATCATTTTTGAAACCATAATGCGCCAGCACACCCTCGTCTTTCTCTACCCCAGCCAAGCGGACTCGCCACGCTCAGCCAACCCTATCCTGCTCACTCTCAACGGCGGATTCTGGTATTGCACCGCCTTCGACAACAGCAAACAGCAATGGCGCACCTACCGCTGTGACCGCATGCGCATCATCGGAACGCACCCGCGAGCGCAAGGCCTACCTTCCCCCAGTGAGGAACGGCGCAAGTATGAAAGCGCGCAAACGCAGGCGAGAACCATCAATTTCAAGGTCGACCTCACCAGCCAAGGCAAAGACCGCTTCACTAGAGAGCACTTCCCCAACATGCGGTTGGAAGAAGAAGCTGGGCAAGCGCGCATTGTCGGAGCAATTCGACCCGACGAACTCGATTTCCTCGTACGCTACCTCCTAGGTTTTGGCGACCAAGCCACCATCGCAGAGCCAGCTAGCCTGCGCAAACGCTACAGACACGTATTAGAAGAACTCCTTAAAAAGTTAGGAGCTCGGGCATACGTCACTCAGCTTGAAGTTGAATCACAGCGATAG
- a CDS encoding FtsX-like permease family protein, with translation MRAIAKSLRSAPGVWIGVFLYLSVVQSVMGAITMVASSYQRTYASVQGDLHQDAENMVHMMEYLELPLTVIIGVFITLWVVSAAVRNQRKQLALLSMQGATPSQLTLLTEAQVLILGIAATVLSAVVDGFAVPPFFRYMTSTYSDFADSYYYQPDVTAWLLGAGVGLATAAVGTALTVRAAAKVDPVEAYRPQAVSPKNPGWVRTLLSLSSFVGAIYVFVLPVWKVRRASLSGGKAAMDAFNTDTSMVLTCAMGGLMLLMIAFAFLAPLLYGGLVRLWTQLLPIPASPWVLAKRQTVSRIERSSSVLAPLMACLGLIMGMGTPMQIYSASLMKVAGYSTPPGTTSTGLAGILGAVGPAALIALGGALAGFCMISRERSFDQSLLDIAGAEPRQLRSMAVLEGSIIMFTAILAAFLITIPATASAYVGIRIMLGTGVLSVPWALWGWIALGVAILGSAIFFIASARALRTPSIAVIQLQAE, from the coding sequence ATGAGAGCGATTGCAAAGAGTCTGCGCTCGGCACCGGGCGTGTGGATTGGTGTTTTCCTCTACCTAAGTGTGGTTCAAAGCGTGATGGGAGCTATCACTATGGTGGCTTCTTCGTACCAGCGAACGTATGCGAGCGTTCAAGGGGACTTGCACCAAGACGCTGAAAATATGGTGCATATGATGGAGTATCTTGAACTACCGTTGACTGTTATTATTGGTGTTTTTATTACTCTTTGGGTAGTTTCGGCTGCCGTTAGGAACCAGCGCAAGCAGTTGGCTCTCCTTTCTATGCAGGGCGCCACGCCTTCGCAGCTGACTCTGCTTACTGAAGCCCAAGTCCTGATTTTGGGGATTGCTGCTACTGTGCTTTCGGCTGTGGTGGATGGCTTTGCCGTGCCGCCATTTTTCCGATATATGACCAGTACCTACAGTGATTTTGCGGACTCCTACTACTATCAGCCAGATGTCACAGCATGGCTACTGGGCGCAGGAGTAGGTCTTGCTACGGCAGCGGTAGGTACTGCTCTGACCGTTCGCGCTGCCGCCAAGGTGGATCCAGTGGAGGCCTACCGGCCGCAAGCAGTGAGCCCCAAGAACCCCGGATGGGTGCGTACCCTCCTGTCCTTATCGTCATTCGTGGGTGCGATATATGTGTTCGTTTTGCCTGTGTGGAAGGTGCGTCGGGCCTCGCTTTCGGGCGGTAAGGCTGCAATGGATGCTTTCAACACGGACACGTCAATGGTGCTGACCTGTGCCATGGGCGGCCTAATGCTGCTGATGATTGCCTTCGCCTTCTTAGCTCCGCTGCTATACGGCGGCTTGGTGCGGCTGTGGACTCAGTTGCTGCCGATTCCAGCTTCGCCTTGGGTTCTGGCCAAGCGTCAAACTGTCTCTCGTATTGAGCGTTCCAGCTCAGTACTAGCACCGCTCATGGCCTGCTTGGGTCTCATTATGGGGATGGGAACGCCTATGCAAATATATTCGGCTTCTTTGATGAAAGTTGCTGGTTACTCCACACCTCCCGGCACTACGAGTACTGGTTTGGCAGGGATTTTGGGGGCGGTCGGCCCAGCTGCCCTCATCGCTTTGGGCGGTGCCTTGGCTGGTTTTTGCATGATTTCGCGTGAGCGCAGCTTTGACCAGTCTCTGCTAGACATAGCGGGCGCTGAGCCACGTCAGCTGCGGAGCATGGCCGTCTTGGAAGGCTCTATCATCATGTTTACTGCTATTTTGGCAGCTTTCCTTATTACTATTCCAGCTACGGCCAGTGCTTACGTAGGTATTCGTATCATGTTGGGCACTGGTGTGCTTTCAGTTCCGTGGGCGTTATGGGGTTGGATAGCTCTAGGAGTTGCAATCCTGGGCTCAGCTATCTTCTTTATCGCCTCTGCCCGTGCCCTGCGCACACCGTCTATCGCTGTGATTCAACTTCAAGCTGAGTGA